Proteins from one Fuerstiella sp. genomic window:
- a CDS encoding co-chaperone GroES — MSEYVEPLGLRILIRKDESRQETRGGIVLPDTSEIPTITGRVVEISVQIDRDEDFPIRKYDKVLFHPKNAIPVDFEADNLLYVVPVEDVVAIFRRPVRAVGEDRSLESLSDPDETE; from the coding sequence GTGAGTGAATATGTTGAACCACTGGGTTTGAGAATCCTGATTAGGAAAGACGAATCCCGTCAGGAAACTCGTGGTGGCATTGTGTTACCCGATACATCGGAGATCCCCACGATTACCGGTCGTGTGGTTGAGATCAGTGTCCAGATTGATCGTGATGAAGACTTTCCGATTCGAAAATACGACAAGGTGTTGTTTCATCCTAAGAACGCCATTCCAGTCGATTTTGAAGCTGATAATCTGCTCTACGTAGTACCTGTCGAAGACGTTGTGGCAATTTTTCGTCGCCCGGTACGTGCCGTGGGTGAAGACCGATCACTTGAATCACTTTCGGATCCGGACGAAACCGAATAA
- a CDS encoding DUF962 domain-containing protein — protein sequence MIRRFLRNYLPRHTNPVNRALHLVGVPLTFVGTPAALIEGATWYYVLGCFTSGYLLQFVGHAIEGNDAGEVVFIKKSLGMRYNEYAPGRPSSSPSKTSTDSNSAG from the coding sequence ATGATACGGCGATTTCTAAGGAATTATCTGCCTCGTCACACGAATCCCGTCAACAGGGCGCTGCATCTGGTGGGAGTACCACTGACGTTTGTGGGCACACCGGCAGCATTGATCGAAGGAGCTACCTGGTATTACGTACTCGGCTGCTTCACCAGCGGCTATCTGCTGCAGTTTGTCGGTCACGCAATTGAGGGAAATGATGCGGGTGAGGTCGTCTTTATCAAGAAGTCACTGGGGATGCGTTATAACGAGTATGCGCCCGGCAGACCCTCTTCAAGTCCATCGAAGACATCAACCGATAGCAACTCTGCCGGCTGA
- a CDS encoding TolC family protein, giving the protein MSEQSWPEDSTHQQASYRGYGARIEHVCLDNVTAEAVQTTIEPRNLLRRVEEEIHTLSLNEAVRTALSNNEIVETATPGGVGSSTVLNSPRFASSVYDPAIQESGILFGAGLGLEAALSRFDTQFTTSALWGRSSASLIPRETGAFTSALSKQFATGGTVALSHNWNYLGTPVGTPLTSAYAGSLGLSVRQPLLAGSGVEFTRIAGPQNPAFGAITGVGQGVVISRINNDISIANFELAVRNSIRDIENAYWDLYLAYRTFDTAVIAHRSARRTWRESKDKKDVGILNPADELQAKDRLYETKADVEQSLSNIFRAESELRRLMGLPVNDGRVLRPSDEPAIAEYIPDWDFSLHQGLSLRTELRAQKFRIKSLQLQLKAARSLVRPTVNAVGSYDVNGFGDRLLDNGIIEPVTGLPIRSGYGSFGRAGLETWTAGVEVTIPLGYRSQRSQVRNLELQLAKDTAVLAAQERNVSHEIAIAIQEVTAAFATAQSHHKRLQAAQERVEKLSYTEQVGAGTLDLVLRAQASAAAAESAYYQQVVNYNKALVNLNLATGSLLEYNGIYLAEGQWCNDAQCDAAIHAAERSHAAPNPHLHTEPSEFISPGPTGTIERRPLNKNSNSDSEAQMTPPPELPPASESRSHGQSSSTHI; this is encoded by the coding sequence TTGTCCGAACAGTCGTGGCCTGAAGACAGCACCCATCAGCAAGCATCGTACCGCGGATACGGCGCAAGAATTGAACACGTCTGTCTGGACAACGTCACCGCCGAAGCCGTGCAAACAACCATTGAACCCAGGAACCTACTTCGACGAGTGGAAGAAGAGATTCACACTCTGTCACTCAACGAAGCCGTTCGGACCGCGTTGTCTAATAACGAGATTGTGGAAACGGCAACACCGGGAGGAGTAGGCAGCTCCACTGTTCTCAACAGCCCACGTTTTGCGTCATCGGTCTATGATCCTGCAATCCAGGAGTCCGGAATTCTGTTCGGGGCAGGACTGGGACTGGAAGCCGCACTATCGCGATTTGACACTCAGTTTACAACATCAGCACTTTGGGGGCGCAGTTCCGCCAGTCTGATTCCCCGTGAGACCGGAGCTTTCACGTCTGCACTCAGCAAACAGTTTGCCACCGGTGGAACGGTAGCGCTCTCGCATAACTGGAACTATCTGGGAACTCCGGTCGGAACCCCGCTCACCTCTGCCTATGCCGGGAGCCTTGGTCTTTCTGTTCGTCAGCCGTTGCTCGCCGGAAGCGGAGTTGAGTTCACAAGAATTGCCGGTCCGCAGAATCCTGCTTTTGGAGCCATTACGGGTGTGGGCCAGGGGGTAGTCATTTCGCGAATCAATAACGACATATCGATCGCGAACTTTGAACTGGCTGTTCGCAACTCGATTCGGGATATTGAAAACGCGTACTGGGATTTGTATCTGGCCTACCGAACGTTCGACACCGCGGTCATTGCTCACCGCAGTGCCAGAAGGACCTGGCGGGAATCGAAGGACAAGAAAGATGTCGGGATCCTCAATCCTGCCGATGAGTTGCAGGCCAAGGATCGGTTGTACGAAACAAAGGCAGATGTTGAGCAGTCGCTGAGTAACATTTTTCGGGCAGAATCAGAACTGCGGCGGCTTATGGGACTTCCGGTCAACGACGGGCGTGTTCTAAGACCGTCAGACGAACCGGCCATCGCGGAATACATTCCTGACTGGGATTTCTCACTTCATCAGGGGTTGAGTCTTCGTACGGAACTTCGAGCCCAGAAATTCCGCATCAAAAGCCTGCAACTACAGCTCAAGGCAGCTCGAAGTCTTGTCAGGCCGACAGTGAACGCCGTCGGCAGTTACGATGTCAACGGTTTTGGTGACCGGCTACTCGACAACGGCATTATCGAACCGGTTACGGGACTGCCCATTCGCAGCGGCTATGGTTCCTTTGGAAGGGCGGGACTGGAAACATGGACAGCCGGAGTTGAAGTGACGATACCACTTGGCTATCGAAGCCAGAGAAGCCAAGTCCGGAACCTGGAACTGCAACTGGCCAAAGACACGGCGGTGCTGGCCGCTCAGGAACGAAATGTGTCACACGAGATTGCTATTGCAATTCAGGAAGTCACAGCAGCCTTCGCGACAGCTCAATCGCATCACAAACGTCTTCAGGCCGCACAGGAACGCGTTGAAAAACTCAGTTATACAGAACAGGTGGGAGCAGGCACTCTGGATCTGGTGCTCCGTGCTCAGGCCAGTGCTGCAGCAGCGGAAAGCGCATACTACCAACAGGTTGTTAACTACAATAAGGCACTGGTTAATCTGAATCTGGCTACCGGTTCTCTGCTGGAATACAATGGAATCTACCTTGCAGAAGGTCAGTGGTGTAACGACGCCCAGTGCGATGCTGCCATTCACGCGGCCGAACGAAGTCATGCCGCCCCCAATCCTCATCTGCACACCGAACCTTCCGAATTCATTTCGCCCGGACCGACAGGCACGATCGAACGTCGCCCACTTAACAAAAACAGCAACTCCGATTCGGAGGCACAGATGACTCCCCCACCCGAACTGCCACCGGCGTCCGAGTCCAGGAGTCACGGACAGTCTTCGTCAACTCATATCTGA